In Chitinophaga oryzae, the sequence CATCCTTTTCTATCAGATGGAAGACGTGCCGCTGGCCATCACCTCATTCGAAAAGGTGCTGGCGCTCGAACCGGACAACGAATTCGCCCAACAGTGGCTGGCGCAACTAAAAAGCAATGGATAACCGCCTTCAACAGATAGCAACAGCACTCGGCATCACCCTGCCGGGTGCCTACGCCCGCTTCCTGGAAACGGAACAGCTGCAGGAAAGCCGCCTCGTCACCGACCTGGTAAACCTCTATGGCACTGAAGATCTTGTAGCCAGGAACTACGACTACCAGGTGCAACAATACCTCCCCGGCTACCTGAGCATAGCGGACGACAGCGGCGGCTGCGGTATCTTCCTCAATACCACCGAAACCACCCTGACCGTATACACTACCGGTTACGGCGCCCTCGACCCCGGGTGCATGGACGTGCTCAGCGACGACTTCCTCCAATGGGCGCAACAAGGTTACTCCCTCGAAGTGTTACGGGAAGCCCCTGCTTTTATTGCCGCCCGCCACGCAGAGAAAAATCTGTTGCGCAACGAATGGATACGGCTCCACCAGGCACTTTCCCGCCTCGAAACCGAAAAACCCCGGCTGGACCTGAAAACCTATCTCCTGCAGAAGCGCCGGCTACAGCAGGAGATACAGGATTTCGAAACCCGGAACGCCGGGAAATCATACCGGTGATCCCAGGGCGGAAGCCCCGGGGCCGCTATATAACCACTTCCCTGTCACTACCTCCCCGCTACTTCCGTCACTCCTGTCACTCCCGTTACTTCCCCGTCATTTCCCCGTCGCTTACCCGCAGCGCCCCACCGCCAAAGGGCCCCGCGGAAACCTTCTGCCCTTTTTACCGATTTATCATGTTATCTTTGACCACCCCGGTTGCCATTTCTTTCATTACACTGTTATGCCCATTAAAAAATTCATGTCAGTGACCTCACCGGGGCGAACCATTGATTGATCAGTATCTGGATACAGGATGCAGAACAACGTAGCACAGGAGACAATATTATTTGACCGGATCGCGGAAGGTGACGAAGCAGCGTTTGAAGCGCTGTTTCATCTCTATGTGCCCCGCATCAGGCCCGTCATCCTCCAGATCATCCAGGAAGAAGCGCCGGTAAAGGATATTATCCAGGAAATATTCCTCGGCCTGTGGATGGGACGCGATAAGCTGCCCGCTGTCAGCAGCCCCCGCAACTGGATCTTTAAAATGACCTACCACCGTTCCTACAGCTGGCTGCAAAAACAGGGCGTCCGCGAAAAAGCCCGCCACCAACTGTCCTGGAGCGAAACGGAATACACCAACATCACAGAGGAAAACCTGTCCCTCTCTGAAACCTCCCGGCTGATACGGGAAGCCATCGCCCAGCTACCGCCCCAGGCCATGAAAATATACCTGCTGAGCCGGGAAAACGGCTTGAAAATAGCCGATATCGCCGGCCAGCTGGACATCTCTGTCCAAACCGTCAAAAATTCACTGGTACGCTCGCTGCGCGCCATCCGGGAATACCTGCTCAGACACGGTATTAGTATCCCTTTAATGTTACTTTCTTACAGCCTCTCCCTCTTTTTTTAAATTTTTTTTCAGACCGATAGGTACTATCGCAAAGTTCACGGTACGTATATGCAGGGACACCCCTGCAACCGGGTCGCCCCGCACCAAAATCCAACGTTCACGCGATACAAAAAACCACGTCATTGCCAGATACTGAAAGACTGATATACTTATTATCACAAGCCCGTCAGGGCCTCGCTACGCAGGAGGAGTACACGGAACTGCTGGAAATCATCCAGGCTGATGAAACGGGTACTGTCAATGCGCAGATTGAAGCCTTCCACGGGCCCGCAGCTCCGGACAGCCACGATCCGGCCGAATGGCAGCAGCTCGTCACCGGCATCCTGGCGGCCGACAAGCCCCGGCAGCCCGCCCGCATTCAACCCATCCACTGGAGATGGGCAGCAGCGGCCAGCATACTGCTGCTGGCAGGCATCGCCTGGTGGTGGACACACCCCGCCAAAACACCGGCGCGCGCATACACACAGGCGGCCCCCGACATAGCCCCCGGTGGCAATAAAGCCATCCTGACCCTCAGCGATGGTTCACAGATAACGCTCGACAGCGCCGGTAACGGCCTGCTGGCACAACAGGGTGGCAGTAAAATCACCAAAATGGCCAACGGCCAGCTGGTGTACGACGACGCCGGCACCACGGATGGCAAAATACTATACAACACCATGAGCACGCCCCTCGGCGGCCAGTATAGCCTCATCCTGCCCGACGGATCCAAGGTATGGCTCAACGCCGGCTCCTCCATTACCTACCCCACGGCCTTCACCGGCACGGAAAGGAAGGTAAGCGTGACAGGCGAAGCCTTTTTTGATGTGGCGAAAAATGCAGCTATGCCCTTCCGCGTAACGGCCAACAACACGACCGTCGACGTACTGG encodes:
- a CDS encoding RNA polymerase sigma factor; translated protein: MQNNVAQETILFDRIAEGDEAAFEALFHLYVPRIRPVILQIIQEEAPVKDIIQEIFLGLWMGRDKLPAVSSPRNWIFKMTYHRSYSWLQKQGVREKARHQLSWSETEYTNITEENLSLSETSRLIREAIAQLPPQAMKIYLLSRENGLKIADIAGQLDISVQTVKNSLVRSLRAIREYLLRHGISIPLMLLSYSLSLFF
- a CDS encoding FecR family protein; translated protein: MPDTERLIYLLSQARQGLATQEEYTELLEIIQADETGTVNAQIEAFHGPAAPDSHDPAEWQQLVTGILAADKPRQPARIQPIHWRWAAAASILLLAGIAWWWTHPAKTPARAYTQAAPDIAPGGNKAILTLSDGSQITLDSAGNGLLAQQGGSKITKMANGQLVYDDAGTTDGKILYNTMSTPLGGQYSLILPDGSKVWLNAGSSITYPTAFTGTERKVSVTGEAFFDVAKNAAMPFRVTANNTTVDVLGTHFNINAYTDEASIKTTLVEGAIRVSAHNRQLVLKPGQQARVSHSDVEVADQVDLSAITAWKEGYFSFTNADLPTVMRELARWYNLEVSYEGKIPDRVFNGEIGRSLTLSQVLKGLSKTRIKYRIENGRRIIIQP